The Methylomusa anaerophila genome has a segment encoding these proteins:
- a CDS encoding radical SAM protein has product MFTNFLRVILARKLRPFEFIAGDCSEFDFNSPNLGIYIHVPFCKNLCPFCPYYKEKFETVLAAAYIKAIIKEINLRKPKTTINISGIYVGGGSPALIIDSFPGIFAEIGKYYRITGDIGIELHPDNISDSMLDKIKKTGFNMVSVGIQSFQKHLLENLGRFYKDYSIPLNKVKQFGFKAIDVDLIFGIPGQKEQELRLDFMTACENGATQISAYPFIDFSFARNSKKPLSQLHKKEMLDALVDISSTLGYERTSVWTFTKKGTPQYSSITRDNFIGFGPSAATLSSSQFSINTFSVKEYCNRMNDDQIATALTLNFTQRTRMLYWLFWNFYNLEVNDTAFHRLFNADLNKSFGIEFKLASMLGILKSTEDGYRLTDLGTYFFHRVEQHYTHQYIDKAWRICTRTPWPKKIALI; this is encoded by the coding sequence ATGTTTACTAATTTTCTAAGGGTTATACTCGCTCGCAAACTTAGGCCGTTCGAATTCATTGCCGGTGATTGTTCGGAATTTGATTTTAATTCTCCCAACCTTGGCATTTATATTCATGTGCCTTTTTGTAAAAACCTTTGCCCGTTCTGCCCTTATTATAAAGAAAAATTTGAAACCGTATTGGCAGCTGCCTACATAAAGGCAATAATAAAAGAAATCAATCTCCGAAAACCAAAGACGACAATTAACATCTCAGGCATATATGTAGGAGGAGGAAGCCCGGCTTTAATAATTGACAGCTTTCCCGGCATTTTTGCGGAAATAGGCAAGTATTACCGAATTACAGGTGATATTGGTATTGAACTACATCCTGACAATATTTCCGATAGCATGTTGGACAAAATCAAGAAAACAGGTTTTAACATGGTCAGTGTTGGAATTCAATCATTTCAAAAACACTTGCTTGAAAATCTCGGCAGATTTTACAAAGATTATTCCATTCCTCTTAATAAAGTTAAACAGTTCGGTTTTAAAGCCATTGACGTTGACCTTATCTTCGGAATACCGGGACAGAAAGAACAAGAATTACGATTAGATTTTATGACTGCTTGTGAAAATGGAGCTACTCAAATCTCCGCATATCCATTTATTGATTTTTCTTTTGCCCGCAACTCAAAAAAACCTCTTTCCCAATTACACAAAAAAGAAATGCTTGATGCATTAGTGGACATAAGTTCAACACTTGGCTATGAAAGAACCTCTGTCTGGACCTTTACCAAGAAAGGCACGCCGCAATATTCATCCATTACTCGTGATAATTTTATAGGTTTTGGACCCAGCGCGGCTACCTTATCGTCATCACAATTCAGTATTAATACATTTTCTGTGAAAGAATATTGTAACAGGATGAATGATGATCAAATAGCCACCGCCCTAACTCTAAACTTCACGCAACGAACACGGATGCTATATTGGCTATTCTGGAATTTTTACAATCTGGAAGTAAATGACACCGCTTTTCATCGGCTATTTAACGCTGACCTGAATAAAAGTTTCGGTATAGAATTTAAACTGGCTTCCATGTTAGGAATTCTCAAATCTACGGAAGACGGCTACCGCCTCACCGACCTGGGTACTTATTTTTTCCACCGAGTCGAGCAACACTACACGCATCAATATATTGATAAAGCATGGAGAATATGTACGCGAACCCCTTGGCCGAAAAAGATAGCCCTTATATAA
- a CDS encoding 2-oxoacid:acceptor oxidoreductase family protein — translation MMDKVLLAGFGGQGVMFIGKILAYSGMLGSREICWIPSYGPEMRGGTANCSVIIADEEIHSPVIELADAGIVLNQPSYEKFLPRIKPGGVLVVNSSIIDLGAGRQDIEIIPVPASDIANQIGNPSLANMVCLGALLDKLTLLDMASVEKALDAVVGKKKPELYGLNVTAIKRGMGN, via the coding sequence ATGATGGACAAAGTTCTCCTTGCCGGCTTTGGCGGTCAGGGTGTTATGTTTATCGGCAAAATTCTTGCCTACTCCGGTATGCTGGGCAGCCGGGAAATCTGCTGGATTCCTTCCTACGGTCCGGAGATGAGGGGCGGGACAGCCAACTGCTCGGTCATCATCGCCGACGAGGAAATTCATTCGCCGGTAATTGAATTGGCTGATGCCGGTATTGTTCTCAATCAGCCTTCTTATGAAAAATTTCTCCCCCGCATTAAACCGGGCGGCGTACTGGTGGTCAACAGCTCCATCATCGACTTGGGCGCCGGCCGTCAGGATATTGAAATCATCCCGGTACCTGCCAGCGACATTGCCAACCAAATCGGCAATCCCAGCCTGGCCAACATGGTATGCCTGGGCGCTCTCTTAGATAAGCTCACGCTGCTTGATATGGCAAGTGTGGAAAAGGCTCTGGATGCTGTCGTGGGCAAGAAAAAACCGGAACTCTACGGGCTTAATGTAACCGCTATCAAACGGGGCATGGGTAACTGA
- a CDS encoding thiamine pyrophosphate-dependent enzyme produces MEKVFGRTQGLTELPFHYCPGCTHGIIHRLVGEVMEELAIIGDTIGVAPVGCAGFSLDFFSCDFVGAAHGRAQAVATGIKRALPDKIVFTYQGDGDIAAIGTSHAIHVAARGEKITSIMVNNAVFGMTGGQMAPTTLSGQVTTTSPYGRDCAVAGAPIDLPKVIAALDGAVYVAAVSVDSPKNIIQAKKALLKAFKVQQAGLGFAFVSILSTCPTNWRLSPVDSLKWLQDNMIPVYQMGELKATREVEAL; encoded by the coding sequence ATGGAAAAAGTATTTGGCAGAACCCAAGGGCTGACGGAATTACCGTTTCACTACTGCCCGGGATGTACCCACGGCATCATACACCGTTTAGTCGGTGAAGTCATGGAAGAGCTTGCTATTATCGGCGATACTATCGGTGTAGCGCCGGTGGGCTGTGCCGGCTTTTCCCTCGACTTTTTCAGTTGTGACTTTGTCGGCGCCGCTCACGGACGGGCGCAAGCAGTAGCCACCGGCATTAAACGCGCCTTACCGGACAAGATTGTCTTTACGTATCAAGGCGACGGCGACATTGCCGCCATCGGCACCAGCCACGCCATTCATGTTGCTGCCAGAGGCGAAAAGATCACATCCATAATGGTAAACAACGCCGTATTCGGCATGACCGGGGGACAAATGGCGCCGACTACTCTTAGCGGTCAGGTCACTACCACCAGTCCCTACGGACGGGATTGCGCCGTAGCCGGCGCCCCCATAGACCTGCCCAAAGTCATTGCCGCTTTGGATGGTGCAGTATATGTTGCCGCTGTCTCTGTGGATTCGCCGAAAAATATTATACAGGCCAAAAAAGCCCTGCTGAAAGCGTTTAAAGTCCAACAAGCCGGCCTGGGGTTCGCCTTTGTCAGCATCCTTTCCACCTGCCCCACCAACTGGCGGCTGTCGCCGGTTGACAGCTTGAAATGGCTGCAGGACAATATGATACCCGTTTACCAAATGGGCGAACTTAAAGCAACCAGGGAGGTGGAAGCTCTATGA
- the vorB gene encoding 3-methyl-2-oxobutanoate dehydrogenase subunit VorB — MSKVLIKGNEAIAEAAIHAGCKLFFGYPITPSTEIVEYLAKHLPKHGGTVLQGEDEIASIYMCYGAAATGARVMTASSSPGYSLKQEGMSYLAAAELPVVVVNINRSGPGLGGLGPSQADYFQCTKGGGHGDYRVIVLAPSTGQEMYDYTMAAFDLADKYRTPVVILGDGFLGQMMETVELKDRPAVELPAKDWVATGCRGRAKRKIASYCLTIEIGEVNCLRWQDKFAKLQATEQRWEEFHTQDAEYLIVGYGSAARIAKSTVLKARAHGIKVGLIRPVTLWPFPVKAFIPYKDKLKGILTVELNAGQMIEDVKLAVECRLPVYFHSRQGGMLPSENEILDKLCQVFNLPCPQEV; from the coding sequence TTGAGTAAAGTTCTGATAAAAGGCAACGAGGCCATCGCCGAAGCAGCCATTCATGCCGGCTGTAAGTTGTTTTTCGGCTATCCGATAACCCCTTCCACGGAAATAGTGGAGTACCTGGCAAAACACCTTCCCAAGCATGGCGGTACCGTACTTCAGGGTGAGGACGAAATTGCCTCCATCTATATGTGTTATGGCGCTGCCGCTACCGGCGCCAGGGTAATGACGGCATCCTCAAGTCCGGGGTACAGCCTGAAACAGGAAGGAATGTCCTATCTCGCCGCCGCCGAGCTGCCGGTTGTTGTTGTCAATATCAACCGTAGCGGTCCCGGCCTGGGGGGGTTGGGCCCGTCGCAAGCCGACTATTTTCAATGCACCAAAGGCGGGGGTCACGGGGATTACCGGGTGATTGTCCTTGCTCCCTCCACCGGGCAGGAAATGTACGATTACACAATGGCAGCCTTTGATTTGGCCGACAAATACCGCACGCCGGTGGTGATCCTGGGGGACGGCTTTCTGGGTCAGATGATGGAGACGGTGGAACTCAAAGACCGTCCGGCGGTAGAGCTGCCGGCAAAGGATTGGGTTGCGACCGGCTGCCGTGGACGCGCCAAACGGAAAATAGCCAGTTATTGCCTGACCATTGAAATTGGTGAAGTCAATTGTCTGCGTTGGCAGGACAAGTTTGCCAAATTGCAAGCGACCGAGCAGCGCTGGGAAGAATTTCATACCCAGGATGCCGAATATCTCATTGTCGGCTATGGTTCTGCCGCCCGCATTGCCAAGAGCACGGTGCTGAAGGCCCGGGCCCATGGTATCAAGGTGGGCTTGATACGTCCGGTTACTCTTTGGCCGTTTCCCGTAAAAGCCTTCATTCCTTATAAAGATAAATTGAAAGGTATTTTAACCGTAGAACTCAATGCCGGACAAATGATTGAAGATGTAAAACTGGCTGTGGAATGCAGGCTGCCCGTTTATTTCCACAGCAGACAGGGCGGCATGCTGCCGTCGGAAAATGAGATATTGGACAAGCTGTGCCAGGTCTTCAATCTGCCCTGTCCGCAGGAGGTGTAA
- a CDS encoding 4Fe-4S dicluster domain-containing protein has product MPKVIVMSELCKSCGLCIAACPKKILAVGSKANQKGYYPITVAEPEKCTGCALCGLMCPDVAIEVYKEASI; this is encoded by the coding sequence ATGCCGAAAGTTATTGTTATGAGTGAACTCTGCAAGAGCTGCGGCCTTTGCATCGCTGCTTGTCCGAAAAAGATTCTGGCCGTTGGCAGCAAGGCGAATCAAAAAGGCTATTATCCTATCACGGTGGCCGAGCCGGAAAAATGCACCGGCTGTGCCTTGTGCGGGCTTATGTGTCCGGATGTGGCGATAGAAGTTTACAAGGAAGCCTCGATATAG
- a CDS encoding ADP-ribosylglycohydrolase family protein, translated as MLGAIAGDIIGSVYEWNNIKTKDFPLFSDQCRFTDDTVLTAAVADSYMNGIRYSDSFVRYYTLYPHAAYGQGFRNWVTQAGGGKQPYSSWGNGSAMRVSPVGFAAATLEEALLEAERSAAVTHNHPDGIAGAQATAAAIFLSRNGYSREDIKNYIAGRFNYDLSRSLAEIRPGYQFDVSCPGSVPEAIIAFLESTDYEDAVRNAVSLGGDSDTIACIAGGIAQAYYGRIPRQIREKALALLDDRLRNVVLSFEKKYMTVN; from the coding sequence ATGCTCGGGGCAATTGCAGGCGATATTATCGGCTCGGTATACGAGTGGAATAACATAAAAACAAAAGACTTCCCGCTGTTCAGTGATCAATGCCGGTTTACGGACGATACCGTATTAACCGCTGCTGTTGCTGACAGCTATATGAATGGCATCCGCTACAGCGACAGCTTTGTACGGTATTATACCTTATATCCTCATGCCGCCTACGGCCAGGGTTTTCGTAATTGGGTAACCCAGGCCGGGGGCGGGAAACAGCCGTATAGTAGTTGGGGAAATGGTTCAGCCATGCGGGTAAGCCCCGTTGGCTTTGCCGCTGCGACCTTGGAAGAAGCCCTTCTGGAAGCTGAGCGCAGCGCCGCAGTAACCCACAACCATCCTGACGGAATCGCCGGGGCGCAGGCGACGGCAGCGGCTATATTCCTGTCCCGGAATGGATATAGCAGGGAAGACATAAAAAACTATATAGCCGGGCGATTCAACTACGACTTGTCCCGCTCACTGGCTGAAATTAGGCCTGGCTATCAATTCGATGTTTCTTGCCCGGGTTCGGTGCCGGAAGCCATTATTGCTTTTTTAGAATCGACAGACTACGAGGATGCGGTCAGAAATGCCGTTTCTCTCGGCGGCGACAGTGATACGATAGCCTGTATAGCCGGCGGTATAGCCCAGGCTTATTACGGCCGCATTCCGCGGCAAATCCGGGAAAAAGCTTTAGCTCTGCTGGATGACCGGCTGCGCAACGTTGTTTTATCTTTTGAAAAAAAATATATGACTGTGAATTGA
- a CDS encoding P1 family peptidase — MEADRIANIPGIKIGHAQDLKAATGCTVVICEQGAVAGVDVRGGAPGTRETDLINPVNLVEKIHAVVLAGGSAFGLDAAAGVMQYLEEKGAGFDTGIARVPIVAGAVLFDLNCGDHRIRPDKAMGYQACLAAGGGKVDEGTVGAGTGATVGKYFGAEYAMKGGLGACCLKSGDLMVGAVVAVNCLGDVVDPLDRIILAGALDEDRKSFRHTEEAILELNGKFSNVFAGNTTIGVVVTNAGLTKAQAGKVASMAHNGYAKTIRPVHTMFDGDTIFTMATGQLIADVNVVGILAGRAVEQAVIRGVRQASSLAGYISYGELEGK; from the coding sequence GTGGAAGCAGACCGAATTGCAAATATTCCGGGGATCAAGATCGGACATGCCCAGGACTTAAAAGCCGCTACCGGGTGTACGGTGGTGATTTGCGAACAAGGCGCCGTGGCGGGAGTGGATGTGAGAGGCGGCGCCCCCGGAACGAGGGAGACCGACCTAATCAATCCTGTTAACCTGGTTGAAAAAATACATGCCGTTGTATTGGCCGGGGGCAGCGCTTTCGGTTTGGACGCAGCGGCCGGGGTCATGCAATACCTGGAGGAAAAAGGCGCGGGTTTCGATACAGGAATTGCCCGAGTGCCAATCGTGGCCGGGGCGGTGCTGTTCGATTTAAATTGCGGCGATCACCGGATCCGGCCGGACAAAGCCATGGGATATCAGGCTTGTCTTGCCGCCGGCGGCGGTAAGGTCGATGAGGGAACGGTGGGAGCCGGTACCGGGGCAACAGTAGGCAAGTACTTTGGGGCCGAATATGCCATGAAAGGCGGCCTTGGCGCCTGCTGCCTCAAAAGCGGGGATCTCATGGTCGGCGCCGTGGTGGCGGTCAATTGCCTGGGGGATGTGGTGGACCCGCTGGACCGGATCATTCTTGCCGGCGCCTTAGACGAGGACAGGAAATCTTTTCGCCATACGGAAGAAGCCATACTGGAGCTAAACGGCAAGTTCAGTAATGTATTTGCCGGCAATACGACGATCGGCGTTGTTGTAACAAATGCCGGCTTAACCAAAGCTCAGGCCGGCAAGGTTGCGTCCATGGCCCATAACGGGTATGCCAAAACCATACGGCCCGTTCACACCATGTTTGATGGCGATACTATTTTTACCATGGCTACCGGACAACTTATTGCCGATGTGAACGTGGTAGGCATTCTGGCCGGCCGGGCAGTGGAGCAGGCGGTAATACGGGGTGTAAGACAGGCTTCATCTTTAGCCGGTTATATAAGTTATGGAGAACTTGAGGGGAAATAG
- a CDS encoding DUF2399 domain-containing protein, with protein MAAGIQAGSIAGNSGGNGKYATGQSIVETLSATEEISELLYQFNLLRDDMLNFATCFGLAGYDSGQEVVYWRAASEAGAPLNLPLREIVKVTAVKPLNASWLADGRFDVFVVENSGVFSALLDKFLLNGNWDAIPPLICLHGQFKLASWALLERLAQSGARFLYSGDFDPEGLQMAQKLLGRYPGKVCLWRMKIEDYQQATPSVPIEDMRLNKLRSVTHPELMDVNAAICEQKLAAYQEGIIELLFQDINDKLTH; from the coding sequence TTGGCGGCAGGGATACAGGCCGGCAGTATCGCTGGCAATAGTGGGGGAAACGGGAAGTATGCCACCGGCCAAAGCATAGTGGAGACTCTTTCCGCTACCGAAGAGATTAGCGAACTGTTGTATCAATTTAACCTGCTGCGGGATGATATGCTGAATTTTGCCACCTGTTTCGGGTTGGCCGGCTATGACTCCGGCCAGGAGGTTGTTTACTGGCGGGCCGCCTCCGAGGCCGGCGCGCCTCTCAATCTGCCGCTGCGGGAAATTGTAAAGGTGACGGCAGTTAAACCGCTTAATGCCAGTTGGCTGGCTGACGGCCGGTTTGATGTGTTCGTTGTGGAAAACTCCGGTGTGTTTTCCGCATTGCTGGACAAGTTTTTGCTGAACGGCAACTGGGATGCCATTCCTCCCCTCATCTGCCTGCATGGCCAGTTTAAACTGGCTTCCTGGGCGCTGCTGGAGCGTCTGGCGCAGAGTGGCGCCAGGTTTCTTTACTCCGGGGACTTTGATCCGGAAGGGTTGCAGATGGCGCAAAAATTGCTGGGGCGATATCCCGGCAAAGTCTGTCTTTGGCGGATGAAGATCGAGGATTACCAACAGGCAACGCCGTCAGTTCCCATAGAAGACATGCGGCTCAACAAACTGCGGTCCGTTACCCATCCTGAATTGATGGACGTTAATGCCGCAATTTGCGAGCAAAAATTGGCAGCTTACCAGGAAGGTATTATAGAACTGCTGTTCCAGGATATTAATGATAAATTAACACACTAA
- a CDS encoding TIGR02679 domain-containing protein, with the protein MRLLSQSGTKCLRLLQEFPQPFCRLWLEAALRKHPATHRLQQAFERDPLFAVHMGYALQALGNLPEQYRRRPVFASEVCGDPHGLDGDSETGKLFLTGLKFVRDHFQELTDAWRQGYRPAVSLAIVGETGSMPPAKA; encoded by the coding sequence ATACGGTTACTTTCGCAATCTGGTACAAAATGCCTCCGGCTGCTGCAGGAGTTTCCCCAGCCGTTCTGCCGGCTGTGGCTGGAGGCGGCGCTCAGGAAGCACCCGGCTACCCACCGGTTGCAGCAAGCCTTTGAGCGTGATCCCCTGTTTGCCGTCCATATGGGTTATGCTTTGCAGGCGCTTGGGAACCTGCCGGAACAATACCGCCGCCGGCCGGTATTTGCCAGTGAGGTGTGCGGCGATCCTCACGGATTGGATGGGGATTCCGAAACGGGAAAACTGTTTTTAACCGGTCTAAAGTTTGTCAGGGACCATTTTCAGGAGTTGACCGATGCTTGGCGGCAGGGATACAGGCCGGCAGTATCGCTGGCAATAGTGGGGGAAACGGGAAGTATGCCACCGGCCAAAGCATAG
- a CDS encoding DUF2397 family protein gives MHHYVYPEEIYQYLKESPFFAAYNEEQLQQDLKQLVEWKNLIPRQETGRVQTIEDFKRKKFWYQCTPYTIEIERMVSRLQDLGDSSGLAGSHLV, from the coding sequence CTGCATCATTACGTATATCCGGAGGAGATTTACCAGTATTTAAAGGAAAGCCCGTTTTTTGCAGCATACAATGAGGAACAGTTGCAGCAGGACTTAAAGCAACTGGTGGAATGGAAAAATCTTATCCCCCGCCAGGAAACAGGCCGGGTGCAGACCATTGAGGATTTCAAACGCAAGAAGTTTTGGTACCAGTGTACGCCGTACACCATTGAAATTGAACGGATGGTTTCCCGGCTGCAGGATTTGGGGGACAGTTCGGGGCTCGCTGGAAGCCACCTTGTTTGA
- a CDS encoding DUF2397 domain-containing protein, protein MNEQELRPIGGVSYLNTDNTWRYRAILRYCFV, encoded by the coding sequence ATGAACGAGCAAGAATTGCGGCCGATAGGAGGGGTAAGTTATCTTAATACCGACAACACCTGGCGCTATCGGGCCATACTGCGCTATTGCTTTGTGTAG
- a CDS encoding Uma2 family endonuclease, with the protein MNHTARKDDKTYTYKDYLTWPEGEHWEIIDGVAYAMSPAPGRQHQEISGNLFIELGNYLKGKRCKIYAAPFDVRLPRQGETEDATATVVQPDITIVCDPDKLDNKGCKGSPDLIIEILSPATASRDVIRKRRLYEANGVAEYWIVDPSNQIITRFNLDDDLSRYRQAEFFSREDTISPIIFPELQINLEDIFPKLEEQS; encoded by the coding sequence ATGAACCATACAGCCAGAAAGGATGACAAAACTTATACTTATAAAGACTACCTAACATGGCCGGAGGGTGAGCATTGGGAAATTATTGACGGCGTTGCTTATGCCATGAGTCCCGCTCCTGGCCGACAGCACCAGGAAATATCCGGAAATCTTTTTATTGAGTTGGGGAATTATCTAAAAGGTAAGAGATGCAAAATATATGCAGCTCCCTTCGATGTTCGATTGCCCCGGCAGGGTGAAACAGAGGATGCGACAGCCACAGTAGTCCAGCCGGATATAACCATAGTCTGCGATCCCGATAAGCTTGACAACAAAGGCTGTAAAGGCAGTCCGGACCTAATAATTGAAATACTGTCGCCGGCAACAGCCAGTCGCGATGTAATTAGGAAGCGTAGACTTTACGAAGCAAACGGTGTTGCCGAGTACTGGATTGTCGACCCCAGCAATCAGATAATAACCAGATTCAATCTGGATGACGACCTATCCCGATATCGGCAGGCTGAGTTTTTCAGCCGGGAGGATACGATAAGTCCGATTATATTCCCCGAGTTGCAAATAAACCTTGAAGATATATTTCCCAAACTGGAGGAGCAGAGCTAA
- a CDS encoding PilZ domain-containing protein, with product MKSQENRHFIRINVNFPVDIYSMEDNAVICQGMVLNMSAEGLYLSTDKQLESYTQIRVQLPADWGNGLVTAQVVRKDNGKYGLQFVSLEQKTREALDQVVYHNWRQHLRDPISL from the coding sequence ATGAAATCCCAGGAAAACCGCCACTTTATCCGTATTAACGTTAATTTTCCGGTAGACATATATTCTATGGAAGATAACGCAGTAATCTGCCAGGGAATGGTTTTAAATATGAGTGCTGAAGGATTGTATTTAAGCACTGACAAGCAGTTGGAGTCTTATACCCAAATCCGCGTACAACTGCCGGCAGATTGGGGAAACGGACTTGTAACGGCTCAGGTTGTTCGTAAAGATAACGGTAAGTACGGCCTGCAGTTTGTCTCTCTGGAACAAAAAACGCGGGAAGCTCTGGACCAAGTTGTTTACCATAACTGGCGCCAGCATCTCCGGGATCCGATATCGTTATAA
- the gluQRS gene encoding tRNA glutamyl-Q(34) synthetase GluQRS has product MSSGKKMRGRFAPSPTGEMHLGNAWTALLAWLQVRAAGGVMVLRIEDLDPDRSRQVYINGLIADMKWLGLDWDEGPDAGGPFAPYCQNERRDLYQIALERLAAAGLVYPCYCTRAELAVSAPHAEDNERVYSGTCRRREKKKNGLPGRSPALRLAVPDGAVDFYDEIQGYYCQHVSQSVGDFVVRRSDGVHAYQLAVVVDDAAMEITHVLRGDDLLSSTPRQILLYQVLNLKQPVFAHVPLLYGGDGHRLSKRQKDLSIAALRYCGIKPERIIGFLAWKAGLIAQKQSLTAYELVDGFNICQVRTKPVVVGSCIIDELLEEF; this is encoded by the coding sequence ATGAGCTCGGGAAAAAAGATGCGGGGACGCTTCGCTCCCAGTCCCACAGGCGAAATGCATCTGGGGAATGCCTGGACGGCACTCTTGGCTTGGCTTCAGGTTCGGGCGGCAGGTGGTGTCATGGTGTTGCGGATAGAAGACCTGGACCCGGACCGGTCACGCCAAGTCTATATTAACGGACTGATAGCAGATATGAAATGGTTAGGTCTTGACTGGGACGAGGGCCCTGATGCCGGCGGGCCTTTTGCACCTTATTGTCAAAACGAGAGAAGGGATTTATATCAAATCGCTTTAGAACGTCTTGCGGCAGCGGGACTTGTTTATCCCTGCTACTGTACCAGGGCTGAACTTGCCGTATCTGCGCCGCATGCAGAGGATAACGAACGTGTTTATTCCGGAACCTGTCGCCGGCGGGAGAAAAAAAAGAACGGACTCCCAGGAAGGAGTCCGGCGCTGCGGTTAGCTGTGCCGGATGGCGCAGTGGATTTTTATGATGAAATACAAGGGTATTACTGTCAACATGTCAGCCAGTCGGTTGGTGACTTTGTCGTACGGCGGTCGGACGGAGTTCACGCCTATCAACTGGCGGTGGTGGTTGATGATGCTGCTATGGAAATCACACATGTATTGCGGGGAGACGATCTTTTAAGTTCCACCCCGCGTCAAATCCTGTTATATCAAGTGCTTAATCTAAAGCAGCCGGTATTTGCCCATGTGCCTCTCTTATATGGCGGAGACGGGCATCGCCTGTCCAAACGACAAAAAGACTTATCTATCGCCGCTTTGCGATACTGCGGAATTAAGCCCGAGAGAATTATCGGCTTTCTGGCGTGGAAGGCGGGATTGATAGCGCAAAAACAGTCGTTAACGGCATATGAACTTGTCGACGGCTTTAATATTTGTCAGGTCCGGACTAAACCGGTAGTGGTAGGCAGCTGTATTATAGACGAACTGCTGGAAGAGTTTTAG